One stretch of Passer domesticus isolate bPasDom1 chromosome 2, bPasDom1.hap1, whole genome shotgun sequence DNA includes these proteins:
- the UPK1B gene encoding uroplakin-1b, with product MVVLVKMAQDSMPWNNAAFFGIGVRLHEELKMAKSDGCTHILQGLLVFGNVVIGMCGIALTAECIYVVSNPHGPYPLLRATENRDIYAAAWIGIFVGLALFALSILGIIGVIKASRTLLLVYIILMLITFAFEMASCITAATHQDSLTPEFFLKQMLERYQKSDPANNSDNEITKTWDEVMRQNHCCGVNGPSDWQEYTSAFRLTHSDADYPWPRTCCVLDANGLPVNLDGCKLGVSGYYNSNGCYDAISGPVNAHAWGVAWFGFAILCWTFCVLLGTMFYWTGIEY from the exons ATGGTGGTGCTGGTCAAAATGGCCCAGGATAGCATGCCCTGGAATAACGCTGCCTTCTTTGGAATAGGGGTGAG GTTGCATGAAGAATTAAAGATGGCAAAAAGTGATGGTTGCACACACATTTTGCAGGGTCTGTTAGTCTTTGGGAATGTGGTCATTGGG ATGTGTGGCATTGCCCTGACAGCAGAGTGTATCTACGTTGTGTCTAACCCCCACGGTCCCTACCCTCTGCTGAGAGCCACAGAAAACCGTGACATCTACGCTGCTGCCTGGATTGGCATCTTTGTTGGCCTTGCACTCTTTGCCCTGTCTATCCTTGGTATCATTGGAGTCATCAAGGCCAGCAGGACCTTGCTGTTAGTG TACATCATTCTGATGCTGATCacttttgcatttgaaatggCTTCTTGCATCACAGCAGCAACTCACCAAGACTCA ctgACTCCAGAGTTCTTCCTGAAGCAAATGCTGGAGAGATATCAGAAGTCAGACCCAGCCAATAACAGTGACAATGAGATCACAAAGACGTGGGATGAAGTCATGCGTCAG aacCACTGCTGTGGGGTGAATGGCCCCTCCGACTGGCAGGAGTACACGTCTGCCTTCCGCCTCACGCACAGCGATGCCGACTACCCCTGGCCACGGACGTGCTGCGTCCTGGATGCAAACGGGCTTCCTGTCAACCTTGATGGCTGCAAACTTGGAGTGTCTGGCTACTATAACAGCAAT GGTTGTTATGATGCTATTTCTGGGCCAGTGAATGCACATGCCTGGGGTGTTGCCTGGTTTGGCTTTGCCATCCTCTGCTGGACT TTCTGCGTCCTCCTTGGCACCATGTTCTACTGGACTGGAATTGAATACTGA